From a region of the Streptomyces caniferus genome:
- a CDS encoding lysophospholipid acyltransferase family protein, with amino-acid sequence MSRIVLKAILGFVMRVLYRPKVEGMERIPATGPVILAGNHVTFIDSLFLSLVVKRPVYFIGKDEYVTGKGVKGRLMAWFFTSAGMIPVDRDGGHGGVAALMTGRRILEEGSVFGIYPEGTRSPDGRLYRGRTGIARLTLMTGAPVVPFAMIGTDKVQPGGKGRPHIAPVTVRFGEPLDFSRYDGMDRDRYVLRAVTDEVMSDVMELSGQEYVDIYATKARAA; translated from the coding sequence TTGTCCCGCATTGTGCTGAAGGCGATTCTCGGATTCGTCATGCGTGTCCTGTACCGCCCGAAGGTCGAGGGCATGGAGCGCATTCCGGCGACCGGACCGGTGATCCTGGCCGGCAATCACGTCACCTTCATCGATTCGCTGTTCCTGAGCCTGGTGGTCAAGCGCCCGGTGTACTTCATCGGCAAGGACGAGTACGTCACCGGCAAGGGCGTCAAGGGCCGGCTGATGGCCTGGTTCTTCACCAGCGCCGGCATGATCCCGGTGGACCGCGACGGCGGGCACGGCGGGGTCGCGGCGCTGATGACCGGCCGCCGGATCCTGGAGGAGGGCAGCGTCTTCGGCATCTACCCCGAGGGCACCCGCTCCCCCGACGGCCGTCTCTACCGCGGCCGTACCGGCATCGCCCGGCTCACCCTGATGACCGGTGCGCCGGTCGTCCCGTTCGCGATGATCGGCACCGACAAGGTGCAGCCCGGCGGCAAGGGCCGCCCGCACATCGCCCCGGTGACGGTGCGCTTCGGCGAGCCGCTGGACTTCTCCCGCTACGACGGCATGGACCGCGACCGCTATGTGCTGCGGGCCGTCACCGACGAGGTGATGAGCGACGTCATGGAGCTGTCCGGCCAGGAGTACGTCGACATCTACGCCACCAAGGCCAGGGCCGCCTGA
- a CDS encoding bifunctional metallophosphatase/5'-nucleotidase, translating into MRDIGRRSFFTAAGALATASAIGSNAYATGHARDAASADEYVDVQLLNITDLHGYLQGAPGANSVITGAGGKKYTVGGVAYMAAHLERLRDGRRNSLFFAPGDLFSGWEFDASSFADEPTVEALNAMGLDFASAGNHEFDKSATFLTSHMGDGDAYPVVGRDDDFKDSTGRRFEGAKFPYYSANMVWNATGEPVLAPYNIEYVDAGRGRRLAIGFIHLTAIGTESFPGSYQPGLRTLDELETANRCAAELKSRGVHAIVLSMHDGAVAGSDFNSGKNPSGPAYELALRASPDIDAIVTGHWHCAFTMMLPDPNGDPRPFVEAGCYGQIINEINLRLDPDTGTVIRELTTSTNHPNTRDVTPDPELRSIAGYWADYATRRARSRIGTQTASFTRRRNALGESTMGNLVADWALWAGRQAHGPMDDPADHPNTPADLAVIAVAPRVGQAVIAGDLIRNQETDGTVTFAQAWNSVGFGDPILTVTVTGRQIHDALEEQWAPTAGGGLGFSPLAVSGNVRYTFDAAGPVGRRIDPAEVFIDGTALSLTRRYRLAAPSYTLINQDGFSAFTGFTAPVRHTRDFESFIAYVRTKKELTPAALNRVRVKNAGVPGARTGTVTQRQQLLQADGSVVPRPEAALRTALPGGAEGQRAPGGFRVPC; encoded by the coding sequence GTGCGCGACATCGGACGACGTTCCTTCTTCACCGCCGCGGGGGCACTGGCCACCGCGAGCGCCATCGGCAGCAACGCCTACGCCACCGGCCACGCCCGCGACGCGGCCAGCGCCGACGAGTACGTCGACGTCCAGCTCCTCAACATCACCGATCTGCACGGCTATCTGCAGGGCGCCCCGGGCGCCAACTCCGTCATCACCGGCGCCGGCGGGAAGAAGTACACCGTGGGCGGTGTCGCCTATATGGCCGCCCACCTGGAGCGGCTGAGAGACGGCCGCAGGAACTCGCTGTTCTTCGCCCCCGGTGACCTCTTCTCCGGCTGGGAGTTCGACGCCTCCTCCTTCGCCGACGAACCCACCGTCGAGGCGCTGAACGCCATGGGCCTGGACTTCGCCTCGGCCGGCAACCACGAGTTCGACAAGTCGGCGACCTTCCTGACCTCGCACATGGGGGACGGTGACGCCTACCCGGTCGTCGGACGGGACGACGACTTCAAGGACTCCACCGGGCGCCGCTTCGAGGGCGCGAAGTTCCCCTACTACAGCGCCAACATGGTGTGGAACGCCACCGGCGAGCCCGTCCTGGCGCCGTACAACATCGAGTACGTGGACGCCGGCCGCGGCCGCCGGCTGGCGATCGGCTTCATCCATCTGACCGCGATCGGCACCGAGTCCTTCCCCGGCTCCTACCAGCCGGGACTGCGCACCCTGGACGAGCTGGAGACCGCCAACCGCTGCGCCGCCGAGCTCAAGTCCCGCGGCGTCCATGCGATCGTGCTGAGCATGCACGACGGCGCGGTGGCCGGCAGCGACTTCAACAGCGGCAAGAACCCCTCGGGGCCCGCCTACGAACTGGCGCTGCGGGCCTCGCCCGACATCGATGCCATCGTCACCGGCCACTGGCACTGCGCCTTCACCATGATGCTGCCCGACCCCAACGGCGACCCCCGCCCCTTCGTCGAGGCGGGCTGCTACGGCCAGATCATCAACGAGATCAACCTGCGCCTCGACCCGGACACCGGAACGGTGATCCGGGAGCTGACCACCTCCACCAACCACCCCAACACCCGCGACGTCACACCGGACCCGGAGCTGCGCTCGATCGCCGGCTACTGGGCGGACTACGCCACGCGGCGCGCCCGCAGCCGGATCGGCACCCAGACCGCGTCCTTCACCCGGCGGCGCAACGCGCTGGGGGAGAGCACCATGGGCAACCTCGTCGCCGACTGGGCCCTGTGGGCGGGCCGGCAGGCGCACGGGCCGATGGACGACCCCGCCGACCACCCCAACACCCCCGCGGACCTCGCCGTGATCGCGGTCGCGCCGCGCGTCGGCCAGGCGGTGATCGCCGGCGACCTGATCCGCAACCAGGAGACGGACGGCACCGTCACCTTCGCCCAGGCCTGGAACTCCGTCGGCTTCGGCGACCCGATCCTGACCGTGACCGTCACCGGCCGGCAGATCCATGACGCCCTGGAGGAACAGTGGGCGCCGACCGCCGGCGGCGGCCTCGGCTTCTCGCCGCTGGCCGTCTCCGGCAATGTCCGCTACACCTTCGACGCCGCGGGGCCGGTCGGCCGGCGGATCGACCCCGCCGAGGTCTTCATCGACGGCACCGCCCTCAGCCTCACCCGCCGCTACCGCCTCGCCGCCCCCTCGTACACCCTCATCAACCAGGACGGCTTCAGCGCCTTCACCGGCTTCACCGCACCGGTCCGGCACACCCGCGACTTCGAGAGCTTCATCGCCTACGTCCGCACCAAGAAGGAGCTCACACCCGCGGCGCTGAACCGGGTACGGGTCAAGAACGCAGGGGTGCCCGGCGCCCGCACCGGCACCGTCACCCAGCGCCAGCAGTTGCTGCAGGCCGACGGCAGCGTGGTGCCGCGGCCCGAGGCGGCGCTGCGCACGGCGCTGCCCGGCGGCGCCGAGGGCCAGCGCGCCCCCGGCGGATTCCGGGTGCCCTGCTGA
- a CDS encoding MFS transporter, with the protein MTETIASEPAGSAHVDDEPRPGRWLALAVLVLAVLLVGVDATVLGLATPFLSEDLRPSGTQLLWIGDIYSFVIAGLLVSMGSLGDRIGRKKLLLIGSVGFGAMSVLAAYASTPEMMIAARALQGVAGATLMPSTLALIRNLFHDPKERSLAIGIWGAMASAGMAVGPVLGGFLLGHFWWGSVFLINLPVMALLVAVGARVIPESRNPDPGPWDIPSVLLALVGIVAVVYAIKEAAVEGYRWDIVLAAVIGVLTLLVFVRRQLTLASPLLNMKLFHHRGFSGAVLADLLTILGLSGLVFFLSQFLQMVQLRSPLNAGLTELPAAIGAVGAGLAAGWVARRLSVRIVVAGGLAVVGLSLVGCTTLHGDTGTAALCLILFVVGIGAGFSFTVTADVILSSVPKEEAGAASAVSETAYELGAALGIALLGTIVTGIYRGFATPPGVPAPTADAARESLGGAFEAARHLPADQAAALVKAAQDSFVAGVDVAAGVGAAVLLAAAVAAWFLLRGQELANSPAPPPTAALSPAAQEPGHGSAAGGPAERP; encoded by the coding sequence ATGACCGAGACCATAGCGTCAGAACCGGCCGGTTCGGCTCATGTGGACGACGAGCCCCGGCCGGGGCGCTGGCTCGCGCTCGCCGTCCTCGTCCTCGCCGTCCTGCTGGTCGGCGTCGATGCCACGGTCCTTGGCCTGGCCACCCCCTTCCTCAGCGAGGACCTCCGGCCGTCCGGGACGCAGCTGCTGTGGATCGGTGACATCTACTCCTTCGTCATCGCGGGTCTGCTGGTCTCCATGGGCAGCCTCGGCGACCGCATCGGCCGGAAGAAGCTGCTGCTGATCGGCTCCGTCGGCTTCGGCGCGATGTCGGTGCTCGCCGCGTACGCCAGTACCCCGGAGATGATGATCGCCGCCCGGGCGCTGCAGGGCGTGGCCGGTGCCACGCTGATGCCGTCCACCCTGGCGCTGATCCGCAACCTCTTCCACGACCCCAAGGAACGCAGCCTGGCCATCGGCATCTGGGGCGCGATGGCCTCGGCCGGCATGGCCGTGGGACCGGTGCTCGGCGGCTTCCTGCTGGGGCACTTCTGGTGGGGTTCGGTCTTCCTGATCAACCTGCCGGTGATGGCGCTGCTGGTGGCCGTCGGCGCCAGGGTCATCCCGGAGTCGCGCAATCCGGATCCCGGCCCCTGGGACATCCCCAGCGTGCTGCTGGCCCTGGTGGGCATCGTCGCCGTCGTCTACGCCATCAAGGAAGCGGCGGTGGAGGGCTACCGCTGGGACATCGTGCTGGCGGCCGTCATCGGGGTGCTCACCCTGCTCGTGTTCGTCCGCCGGCAGCTCACCCTCGCCTCGCCGCTGCTGAACATGAAGCTCTTTCACCACCGCGGTTTCTCCGGGGCGGTGCTGGCCGATCTGCTGACCATCCTCGGCCTGTCCGGCCTGGTCTTCTTCCTCTCCCAGTTCCTCCAGATGGTGCAGCTGCGCTCGCCGCTGAACGCCGGGCTCACCGAACTACCGGCCGCGATCGGCGCGGTGGGGGCCGGTCTGGCGGCCGGCTGGGTCGCCCGGCGGCTGTCCGTACGGATCGTGGTGGCCGGCGGCCTCGCGGTGGTCGGGCTCTCGCTCGTCGGCTGCACCACCCTGCACGGCGACACCGGGACCGCCGCGCTGTGCCTCATCCTCTTCGTCGTCGGCATCGGCGCGGGCTTCTCCTTCACCGTCACCGCCGACGTGATCCTCTCCAGCGTCCCCAAGGAGGAGGCGGGCGCCGCATCCGCGGTCTCCGAGACGGCCTACGAACTGGGCGCCGCGCTCGGCATCGCCCTGCTGGGCACCATCGTCACCGGCATCTACCGGGGTTTCGCCACCCCGCCCGGCGTCCCCGCGCCCACCGCGGACGCCGCCCGCGAATCGCTCGGCGGCGCCTTCGAGGCGGCCCGCCATCTCCCCGCCGACCAGGCGGCGGCGCTGGTGAAGGCCGCTCAGGACTCCTTCGTCGCGGGGGTGGACGTCGCGGCCGGGGTGGGCGCGGCGGTCCTGCTGGCCGCCGCGGTGGCCGCCTGGTTCCTGCTCCGGGGCCAGGAGCTGGCGAACAGCCCGGCCCCGCCCCCCACGGCCGCGCTCTCCCCGGCCGCCCAGGAGCCGGGCCACGGTTCCGCGGCCGGCGGCCCGGCGGAACGCCCGTGA
- a CDS encoding TetR/AcrR family transcriptional regulator: MAVDRERVLEEAAALLTRRASTPMDEIARAAGISRATLHRHFAGRDALIRALEEHGIAQFVQAMDAARLEEGDAAEALRRLIAEAEPVAAVLAFLFTENQLFEDGEINAGWAELDARISALFRRGQEEGDFRIDLSAAWLTEAFYGLIGAGAYAVHEGRVARNDLTHSIAELLLGGIRRSMEK; the protein is encoded by the coding sequence ATGGCAGTGGATCGTGAACGGGTACTCGAAGAAGCCGCCGCGTTGCTCACGCGCCGGGCGTCGACGCCGATGGACGAGATCGCCCGCGCCGCGGGCATCAGCCGCGCGACCCTCCACCGGCACTTCGCCGGACGGGACGCCCTGATCCGGGCGCTGGAGGAGCACGGGATCGCGCAGTTCGTGCAGGCGATGGACGCGGCGCGGCTGGAGGAAGGGGACGCGGCCGAGGCGCTGCGCCGGCTGATCGCCGAAGCCGAACCGGTCGCCGCCGTACTGGCCTTCCTCTTCACCGAGAACCAGCTCTTCGAGGACGGCGAGATCAACGCCGGCTGGGCGGAGCTGGACGCCCGTATCTCCGCCCTCTTCCGCCGCGGCCAGGAAGAGGGCGATTTCCGGATCGATCTGAGCGCCGCCTGGCTCACCGAGGCCTTCTACGGCCTGATCGGCGCGGGCGCCTACGCCGTCCACGAAGGACGGGTCGCCCGCAACGACCTCACCCACTCGATCGCCGAGCTGCTGCTCGGCGGCATCCGACGGAGCATGGAGAAATGA